In one window of Microtus pennsylvanicus isolate mMicPen1 chromosome 2, mMicPen1.hap1, whole genome shotgun sequence DNA:
- the LOC142843184 gene encoding serine hydrolase-like protein isoform X1 has protein sequence MGLLSELKLAVPWGHIAVKIWGSQKNPPVLCLHGWLDNANSFDRLIPLLPQGFHYVAMDFGGHGLSSHHHPGFPYYNQSFVSDVRRVATAFKWIRFSILGHSFGGIVGSMFACTFPEMVDKLILLDTTPFALDSNETENILTYKRRNIEHMLKVEASQKSPRVSSPEELLQGFLANNNHLSRECGELLLQRGTTKVDTGLVLNRDRRISLPENVIDFVSKEMFAYYTRSLQANVLLIKATQGYFDVRRENDNKKQPLLFMVDALRVILKERFQYVEVPGNHYVHMNEPHLVAGFISSFLQSQPRTSSRL, from the exons ATGG GTCTGCTCTCAGAGTTGAAGCTGGCTGTGCCCTGGGGCCACATTGCTGTCAAAATCTGGGGCTCCCAGAAGAACCCTCCAGTTCTCTGCCTGCATGGCTGGTTGGACAATGCCAACTCCTTTGACAGGCTCATTCCTCTTCTTCCACAAG GTTTTCATTATGTGGCCATGGACTTCGGAGGTCACGGGCTCTCGTCCCATCACCACCCAGGTTTCCCATATTACAACCAAAGTTTTGTGAGTGACGTCCGGCGGGTGGCAACAG CCTTTAAATGGATTCGGTTCTCCATCCTGGGCCACAGTTTCG GTGGCATTGTGGGCAGCATG TTCGCCTGCACCTTCCCCGAGATGGTGGACAAACTTATCTTACTGGATACAACACCTTTTGCCCTGGACTCTAAT GAAACAGAGAACATCCTGACCTACAAACGGAGGAACATAGAACACATGCTGAAGGTGGAAGCTTCCCAGAAGTCCCCGAGGGTGTCCAGCCCTGAGGAGCTTTTGCAGGG GTTCCTGGCTAACAACAACCACTTGAGTAGAGAGTGTGGGGAACTCCTGCTGCAGAGAGGAACCACGAAGGTGGACACAG GTCTGGTGCTGAACAGGGACCGGAGGATCTCTCTG CCAGAGAACGTTATTGACTTTGTCAGCAAGGAGATGTTTGCGTATTATACCAGAAGCCTGCAGGCCAATGTGTTGCTCATCAA AGCAACACAGGGGTACTTTGATGTGAGACGAGAGAATGACAACAAGAAACAGCCACTGCTCTTCATGGTGGACGCGCTGAGAGTCATCCTAAAGGAG cGGTTCCAGTATGTGGAAGTCCCAGGCAATCACTATGTCCACATGAATGAGCCCCACCTTGTGGCTGGATTCATCAGCTCTTTCCTACAGAGCCAACCCAGGACCTCTTCGAGGCTGTAG
- the LOC142843184 gene encoding serine hydrolase-like protein isoform X2, translating into MDFGGHGLSSHHHPGFPYYNQSFVSDVRRVATAFKWIRFSILGHSFGGIVGSMFACTFPEMVDKLILLDTTPFALDSNETENILTYKRRNIEHMLKVEASQKSPRVSSPEELLQGFLANNNHLSRECGELLLQRGTTKVDTGLVLNRDRRISLPENVIDFVSKEMFAYYTRSLQANVLLIKATQGYFDVRRENDNKKQPLLFMVDALRVILKERFQYVEVPGNHYVHMNEPHLVAGFISSFLQSQPRTSSRL; encoded by the exons ATGGACTTCGGAGGTCACGGGCTCTCGTCCCATCACCACCCAGGTTTCCCATATTACAACCAAAGTTTTGTGAGTGACGTCCGGCGGGTGGCAACAG CCTTTAAATGGATTCGGTTCTCCATCCTGGGCCACAGTTTCG GTGGCATTGTGGGCAGCATG TTCGCCTGCACCTTCCCCGAGATGGTGGACAAACTTATCTTACTGGATACAACACCTTTTGCCCTGGACTCTAAT GAAACAGAGAACATCCTGACCTACAAACGGAGGAACATAGAACACATGCTGAAGGTGGAAGCTTCCCAGAAGTCCCCGAGGGTGTCCAGCCCTGAGGAGCTTTTGCAGGG GTTCCTGGCTAACAACAACCACTTGAGTAGAGAGTGTGGGGAACTCCTGCTGCAGAGAGGAACCACGAAGGTGGACACAG GTCTGGTGCTGAACAGGGACCGGAGGATCTCTCTG CCAGAGAACGTTATTGACTTTGTCAGCAAGGAGATGTTTGCGTATTATACCAGAAGCCTGCAGGCCAATGTGTTGCTCATCAA AGCAACACAGGGGTACTTTGATGTGAGACGAGAGAATGACAACAAGAAACAGCCACTGCTCTTCATGGTGGACGCGCTGAGAGTCATCCTAAAGGAG cGGTTCCAGTATGTGGAAGTCCCAGGCAATCACTATGTCCACATGAATGAGCCCCACCTTGTGGCTGGATTCATCAGCTCTTTCCTACAGAGCCAACCCAGGACCTCTTCGAGGCTGTAG